The following DNA comes from Azotosporobacter soli.
CCGGCTCTTTTTATGTGAGCGAAGATATTTCTGGGGAGATGCGTAAGCGAAGTTTTTGTGTTTACAGGATTTTTCCAGCTGAAAGGGAATATAGGATAAGAGATAGACTGCCTGGCGAAAAACGATGGGGATGAAGCGGAGACTTAAAAACGAAAGGAGCAGACTATGAAAGTATATGAAAATATCACGCAACTGGTTGGCAACACGCCGCTGCTGGAATTGAAAAATTTCGCCGCGCGCAATGCCTTGAAAGCAAAGGTATTTGCAAAATTGGAATATTTTAATCCGCTGGGCAGCGTTAAGGACCGCGTAGGGTATGCGATGGTAAAAGCAGCGGAAGAAGAGGGGGTTTTGCAACCGGGTGGTGTATTGGTGGAACCGACCAGTGGCAACACTGGGATTGGTTTGGCGTTCATGGCGGCGGTGCGCGGTTATCGTCTGATTCTGACGATGCCGGAAACGATGAGCGTGGAACGGCGCAATCTGTTGAAGGCGCTTGGCGCTGAAATTGTTTTGACGCCCGGAGATAAGGGGATGAAAGGAGCCATTGCCAAGGCGCAGGAATTAGTTGACGCGCATCCGGGCGCGGTGATGCCGCAGCAGTTTAAAAATCCGGCGAATCCTGAAATCCACCGCAAGACGACTGCGGAAGAGATCTGGCGTGATACCGACGGGCAGGTAGATGTGTTTGTCGCTGGCGTCGGAACAGGCGGAACGGTCACTGGCGTTGGCGAAGTCTTAAAAGAGCGCAAGCCGGCAGTGAGGATTGTCGCGGTGGAGCCGGCCGATTCTCCGGTCCTGTCGGGCGGAAATCCGGGAGCGCACAAGTTGCAGGGAATAGGAGCAGGGTTTGTTCCGGAAATATTGAATGTCAAAATCATTGATGAGATCATTCAAGTTCAGGCGATGGATGCGTTTAAGAGGGCGCAGGAACTGGCGAAATGCGAAGGCGTTCTGGTGGGTATTTCGAGCGGCGCCGCTCTTCATGCAGCTGCTCAATTGGCGGCTAAAGAGGAGTATGAAGGGAAACGCATTGTCGTATTGTTTCCGGACGGTGGTGAACGTTATTTGTCAACGGCGCTATTTCAGGAAGATGACTAAGAAAAAGAAGATAAAATGAAATAAAGTTATTGACAATATAAGCTAAAAAGAATATAATCAGCAAGTAAGTTATTCAATGGCTCCGTAGCTCAGCTGGATAGAGCGTTTGACTACGAATCAAGAGGTCGCAGGTTCGACTCCTGCCGGGGTCACCATTGAGATGTAAAGGTCTGCAATTGCAGACCTTTTTTGCTTTTTACAAAAGGTAATTAAGGAAAATATTTACAAAAACAACAGCCTGCGATATTATTGAATTAATTATTATAGAAAGTGAAGAATATTTTTGCTACACTTATGCGGCTTTTTTGCTATACTATAAGGAGGAAAAATGCCTTTAATGTATAATAATCTATAAGTCTGAAAAAAACGATAAAGAACGAGGTTGAATTTTAGGCTTAGGCTGTGAGAAAAATTGCCTTGAAAGATGAAGCAGAGGGGGAGTTCGTTTATGGGAAGCAACAGCTTAAAGAGTCGGTTAGTGTTATTATTTATCTTGTTTGCATTGATTCCGGCGGCGATTGGAGGCGCTATCAGCGCTTATCTGAATTTATCATCGACAAAAGAAGCTTCTGTGCGCAGCAATGGAAATGTGGCGGAACAGGTGGCGGCGCATGTCGAGTTGATGGTAGACGATTCGCGAGGTTTAGTGGAAGGGTTGGCGGCATCTTCAACGGCGAAAGCGATGGATGCGGCAGCTTTGAAGGAAACGGTTTTGGCCATACAAAAAGCGAACCCGCAGTTTGAGCTGATCTATGTAATGGATGTGACGGGCATGCAGATCGCCAAAACATCTGGAGCACTGGGGCCGCGTGGCGATCGACCTTATTTTAAAGAAGCGGCCAAGGGAAGCACGTTTATCACGGATGCCTATATTTCTACCGCGACTAATGCACCGACAGTAACGGTTGCGTCGCCGATTAAAAACGCCAGCGGCGCCGTCATTGGCGTATTCGCTGCGGATATCAGCCTCAAATCCTTTGCCGAACTGACGGGTTCGATAAAGATCGGGCAAAAGGGATATGTTGAAATCGTTGACAACAAGTCAATTTTATTGGCTTACCCCGACTCCGAAAGAGTCATGAAACGCGACAGCATTGATAAATTGGATTATGCGCGCAAACTGACGGAAGGAAAGAGCGGTTGGTCCGAAGGTGATTCGAGTCGCGGGGATAAGACATTAGCCAGCTA
Coding sequences within:
- the cysK gene encoding cysteine synthase A; protein product: MKVYENITQLVGNTPLLELKNFAARNALKAKVFAKLEYFNPLGSVKDRVGYAMVKAAEEEGVLQPGGVLVEPTSGNTGIGLAFMAAVRGYRLILTMPETMSVERRNLLKALGAEIVLTPGDKGMKGAIAKAQELVDAHPGAVMPQQFKNPANPEIHRKTTAEEIWRDTDGQVDVFVAGVGTGGTVTGVGEVLKERKPAVRIVAVEPADSPVLSGGNPGAHKLQGIGAGFVPEILNVKIIDEIIQVQAMDAFKRAQELAKCEGVLVGISSGAALHAAAQLAAKEEYEGKRIVVLFPDGGERYLSTALFQEDD